From Candidatus Eremiobacterota bacterium, a single genomic window includes:
- a CDS encoding type II secretion system protein, with protein sequence MAEILTILNIPMAAEKKNRTLRRPSPGNPTEGFTLMEVMISFLLLALITGSVLVIYTGILAGTNKAEVHLEPLNALEVLSQVFRERAKNTWPVSVDVYSGTFSGLIYDVRDYGKIQNPLDTEKTMEMKRIGIWVYYTVLNAEGKEETRSYATSQLVGN encoded by the coding sequence ATGGCAGAAATACTGACTATTCTGAATATCCCTATGGCTGCAGAGAAAAAGAACCGAACTCTCAGGAGGCCGTCACCGGGGAACCCCACTGAAGGCTTTACCCTTATGGAGGTGATGATAAGCTTCCTGCTGCTTGCCCTTATTACAGGCTCAGTGCTGGTCATTTATACAGGAATCCTCGCCGGAACCAACAAGGCCGAGGTGCACCTCGAGCCTCTCAATGCGCTGGAGGTGCTCTCGCAGGTTTTCAGAGAGCGCGCCAAGAATACCTGGCCTGTTTCCGTTGACGTGTATAGCGGCACCTTCAGCGGCCTCATCTACGACGTGCGGGATTACGGGAAGATCCAGAATCCCCTCGATACCGAAAAGACGATGGAGATGAAGCGGATCGGCATCTGGGTTTATTATACTGTTCTGAACGCTGAGGGGAAAGAGGAGACCAGGTCATATGCCACTTCACAGCTTGTGGGCAACTAG
- a CDS encoding type II secretion system protein, with translation MPLHSLWATRRAPRGKGKPCGMTLTELLVASGLMIFVSLVFFQIFSPTLQRTIRIDKKQEQLQKFILFKEYLTKRLNNVQIKEVTQTEIKFYLPDQAETGSGKLNLIDTSEMTQWNTSAVYTIAINETAEDSVIQESLEGSPSSDSRNRKLWSLGPGGTLAFDAAKLPLLGITVKAREKVNNELIPWERHFNVYLPTFH, from the coding sequence ATGCCACTTCACAGCTTGTGGGCAACTAGGAGAGCCCCCCGGGGAAAGGGGAAGCCCTGCGGCATGACATTGACAGAGCTCCTTGTCGCCTCCGGGCTCATGATATTTGTATCGCTGGTGTTCTTCCAGATCTTCTCCCCCACTCTTCAACGGACCATAAGGATCGACAAGAAACAGGAACAGCTCCAGAAATTCATACTCTTCAAGGAATACCTTACAAAACGCCTCAATAATGTGCAGATAAAAGAGGTCACCCAGACGGAGATAAAGTTTTATCTCCCTGACCAGGCAGAAACCGGCTCCGGCAAGCTCAACTTGATTGATACCAGCGAGATGACCCAGTGGAACACCTCGGCAGTCTATACCATCGCCATCAATGAGACCGCGGAAGACTCAGTCATACAGGAGTCGCTTGAAGGCAGTCCATCCTCGGACAGCAGGAACAGAAAGCTCTGGAGCCTGGGACCCGGGGGCACACTTGCTTTTGACGCTGCAAAGCTGCCGCTTCTCGGCATTACCGTGAAAGCCCGGGAAAAGGTCAATAACGAGCTCATACCCTGGGAGCGGCACTTTAACGTCTATCTCCCGACATTTCATTGA
- a CDS encoding type II secretion system F family protein, with the protein MAKFRFVARDREGHLIEGIIRSKTEELAVVELKETGYHLEDITIRKESSRFLGDLESLEIVPALRELAREFQALFQKTDSKMLSLFLRQMFVLTNAGIPLVKALGTLDGGGWPPSLSVALRQVERGINSGMSLHRMMERFPSVFPRTLASIIGVGEASGRLARAFERASLLAEQEAKIELRISSALVYPVTLVATAFLIMAVIMLFLLPRLSDMLLSFNITTFWGVHLILKVAKFIGEPIVIISIIEILGALGLLAFLLLKTPAGRNTLDSLLLRIPIVKKFLLRVGMSRLAYNLWLLTESGVSLLEALKILPGAVGNESLALTINHAMEGVIEGLPLSDALQEDRRFPRVFIQMLRAGEESGNLSESLLYLCRYYDLEIEIGVDSFLAIFEPLMVAFMGLFVGGLLLLFLPLLYQLTMHMGG; encoded by the coding sequence ATGGCTAAGTTCCGGTTTGTAGCACGCGACCGCGAAGGCCACCTGATCGAGGGAATCATAAGGTCAAAAACCGAGGAGCTCGCCGTGGTGGAGCTCAAGGAGACGGGATACCACCTGGAGGATATCACCATCAGGAAGGAATCATCCCGTTTCCTCGGTGACCTGGAGTCTCTTGAAATAGTTCCTGCCCTGAGGGAGCTCGCCAGGGAGTTCCAGGCCCTCTTCCAGAAAACGGACTCAAAGATGCTCTCCCTGTTTCTGCGCCAGATGTTTGTGCTCACCAATGCAGGAATACCTCTTGTAAAGGCCCTGGGCACTCTTGACGGCGGAGGATGGCCCCCTTCCCTCTCAGTGGCCCTCAGGCAGGTGGAGAGAGGCATCAATTCAGGGATGTCGCTTCACCGGATGATGGAGCGCTTCCCTTCAGTCTTTCCCAGGACCCTTGCCAGTATCATCGGCGTGGGCGAGGCTTCAGGCAGGCTTGCGAGAGCCTTTGAGCGGGCATCCCTTCTGGCCGAGCAGGAGGCCAAGATAGAGCTGCGCATCTCCTCCGCCCTCGTGTATCCCGTGACGCTCGTGGCGACGGCTTTCCTTATCATGGCAGTAATTATGCTCTTCCTGCTGCCCAGGCTGAGCGATATGCTCCTCTCCTTCAATATTACCACCTTCTGGGGAGTTCACCTCATACTGAAAGTGGCAAAATTCATCGGAGAGCCCATCGTAATCATATCCATCATTGAAATACTCGGCGCGCTGGGCCTTCTCGCCTTTCTGCTCCTTAAGACTCCCGCAGGAAGAAACACCCTGGACAGCCTGCTGCTGCGCATTCCCATTGTGAAAAAGTTCCTGCTGAGGGTGGGCATGTCACGCCTTGCCTATAACCTCTGGCTCCTGACAGAGAGCGGCGTCTCGCTGCTGGAAGCGCTTAAAATCCTTCCCGGTGCCGTAGGCAACGAGAGCCTCGCCCTCACCATCAATCATGCCATGGAAGGCGTCATCGAAGGGCTTCCCCTCTCGGACGCCCTCCAGGAGGATCGCCGTTTTCCCAGGGTCTTCATCCAGATGCTCAGAGCGGGCGAGGAATCTGGGAACCTCTCTGAATCGCTCCTTTACCTCTGCCGTTACTATGATCTTGAGATAGAGATAGGAGTTGACTCTTTTCTCGCGATATTCGAGCCCCTCATGGTGGCTTTTATGGGATTATTCGTGGGAGGGCTCCTGCTTCTCTTCCTCCCCCTGCTTTACCAGCTCACCATGCACATGGGAGGATGA
- a CDS encoding PASTA domain-containing protein: MKMPLLLLLILFFISSPWGHALDSSSTVAVKGQDDSLICLPPFIDEKGNTPGPETPGIPMPDVRNLELAKAAALLQRAGLASWKISAVPSQARAGTVIDQKPHAGTMVSKEEITLFISRPVTIPRRLDTGSKAPLPRGPSPNTVHLMWCIFFFCQAAVLYGIIYLWPRIRELLGISRGEKAQVMILSRKKVLSPRSSRQKKAHQAPAQNQPEEKARDQGVEPPDIKES; this comes from the coding sequence ATGAAGATGCCTCTGCTCTTGCTTTTGATCCTTTTCTTCATTTCCAGTCCATGGGGCCATGCCCTTGATTCCAGCTCCACCGTGGCGGTAAAGGGGCAGGATGACTCCCTCATCTGCCTGCCCCCTTTCATTGATGAAAAGGGAAACACTCCGGGACCTGAAACGCCCGGCATACCGATGCCTGACGTAAGAAACCTCGAGCTTGCGAAGGCAGCGGCTTTACTTCAGCGCGCCGGCCTTGCCTCGTGGAAGATCTCAGCAGTGCCCTCTCAGGCCAGAGCCGGCACTGTCATCGACCAGAAACCCCATGCCGGCACCATGGTGAGCAAGGAGGAGATAACCCTCTTTATCTCGAGGCCCGTCACCATACCGCGCCGCCTGGACACGGGCAGCAAAGCGCCTCTGCCCCGCGGGCCCTCTCCAAACACCGTCCATCTCATGTGGTGCATTTTTTTCTTCTGCCAGGCCGCCGTGCTTTACGGGATCATATACCTGTGGCCCAGGATCAGGGAGCTCCTCGGCATCTCCCGCGGGGAAAAAGCCCAGGTGATGATTCTCTCCAGGAAGAAAGTCCTCTCTCCCCGGTCCTCCCGCCAGAAGAAAGCGCACCAGGCTCCGGCGCAGAATCAACCTGAAGAGAAAGCCCGGGACCAGGGCGTCGAGCCGCCGGACATAAAGGAATCATAA
- a CDS encoding cation:dicarboxylase symporter family transporter, translating into MSIEQSGEASPGGGHLCEEHHEDQKKGHHKLTTWIFVGMILGVIVGLCFPKLGVALRPYGRMFITMIKAIIAPLVFSTLVVGITGAGNMKTVGRIGLKAIIYFEIATTFALIIGLAMGNLVQPGAGITLKPQEATAIPGMNLHEMEGQKQSLGEIIQHLFTPSIVESMARGDVLQIVIFTLIFSAGVLAVKEKARPIIDLCSALAEVMFKFTSFIMYFAPFGVGCAIAAAVGEHGPAILISLGKLVLTLYGSLAVFLLCVLLPVALLIRIPIKRFISAVEEPVVLAFSTTSSEAALPKAMIAMERFGVPKHIVGFVMPTGYSFNLDGTTLYLSLAALFVAQAAGHPMTLPQQIIMLLTLMITSKGVAGVPRASLVILAGTLHSFNLPVEAILIILGADEIMDMARTSVNVLGNCLATVVVARWEKNFDDRKACEFEDED; encoded by the coding sequence ATGAGCATTGAACAGAGTGGTGAGGCGTCACCCGGCGGTGGGCACCTGTGTGAAGAGCACCACGAGGATCAGAAGAAAGGCCATCACAAGCTGACTACGTGGATCTTCGTGGGAATGATCCTCGGCGTGATCGTAGGGCTCTGCTTCCCGAAGCTTGGAGTGGCCCTCCGGCCATACGGGAGAATGTTCATCACGATGATCAAGGCCATTATTGCGCCGCTGGTATTCTCCACGCTGGTGGTGGGCATTACCGGCGCGGGGAACATGAAAACCGTGGGCCGTATAGGCCTGAAGGCCATAATCTACTTCGAGATAGCCACGACCTTCGCACTTATCATAGGGCTCGCAATGGGGAACCTGGTGCAGCCCGGCGCAGGCATCACCCTCAAGCCCCAGGAAGCAACCGCCATTCCAGGGATGAACCTCCATGAAATGGAAGGCCAGAAGCAGTCCCTCGGCGAGATCATCCAGCACCTCTTCACCCCGAGCATCGTGGAATCAATGGCAAGGGGAGACGTGCTCCAGATTGTCATCTTCACCCTTATTTTCTCTGCAGGCGTGCTGGCCGTCAAGGAGAAGGCCAGGCCAATCATCGACCTTTGCAGCGCCCTGGCCGAGGTGATGTTCAAATTCACCTCGTTCATCATGTATTTCGCCCCTTTTGGCGTAGGCTGCGCTATTGCCGCCGCAGTGGGAGAGCACGGGCCGGCCATTCTCATCTCACTCGGAAAGCTCGTGCTTACCCTTTACGGATCCCTGGCTGTCTTTCTCCTCTGCGTGCTGCTCCCTGTCGCATTACTTATCAGAATCCCCATAAAAAGATTTATCAGCGCCGTAGAAGAGCCTGTGGTCCTCGCTTTTTCCACCACTTCAAGCGAGGCCGCACTCCCCAAGGCCATGATTGCCATGGAGCGTTTCGGCGTGCCGAAGCATATTGTGGGCTTTGTGATGCCCACGGGATACAGCTTCAACCTTGACGGCACGACACTCTACCTCTCTCTTGCCGCCCTTTTCGTTGCTCAGGCAGCAGGCCATCCGATGACGCTCCCGCAGCAGATTATCATGCTGCTCACCCTTATGATAACAAGCAAAGGCGTTGCCGGTGTCCCCCGCGCCTCGCTGGTAATTCTTGCAGGAACACTTCACAGCTTCAATCTCCCCGTCGAGGCCATCCTGATTATCCTTGGCGCAGATGAGATCATGGATATGGCCCGCACTTCAGTGAATGTCCTCGGCAACTGCCTCGCCACCGTCGTGGTGGCCCGGTGGGAGAAGAATTTCGACGACAGGAAGGCATGTGAGTTCGAAGACGAAGACTGA
- a CDS encoding dienelactone hydrolase family protein, whose product MNIHSARARVASAPALLYFKGDPRKAGLRGTVLFYHGLLVSKETNKGELEGLARAGLLAVGIDTIGHGERRYDDYDERFTSKKGAFEKNFLEAVALTVKEIPSLIDDLVQDGYSRPGGIGVCGISMGGYITYGAVVADRRIAAAVPILGNPRWRLPFPESPDHTPEKFFPTALLSQNAGDDEHVPPRFARELHEKLVPFYKEAPERLAHIEYPGERHMVSEETWKTLWSRTVEWFVRFLA is encoded by the coding sequence ATGAATATCCATTCCGCGAGAGCCCGCGTTGCATCGGCACCGGCACTGCTTTACTTCAAGGGTGATCCCCGCAAGGCAGGTCTCAGGGGCACCGTGCTCTTCTATCACGGCCTCCTGGTCTCCAAGGAGACAAACAAAGGTGAGCTTGAGGGCCTGGCGCGCGCCGGCCTGCTTGCTGTGGGCATAGATACCATAGGCCATGGTGAACGGCGCTACGATGACTACGACGAGCGCTTCACCTCGAAGAAGGGCGCTTTCGAGAAGAATTTTCTCGAGGCTGTGGCCCTCACGGTAAAGGAGATCCCTTCCCTCATAGATGACCTGGTGCAGGACGGGTACTCGCGGCCCGGCGGGATAGGCGTCTGCGGGATATCAATGGGAGGCTACATCACCTATGGCGCCGTGGTGGCGGACAGGCGCATCGCCGCCGCCGTCCCCATTCTTGGGAACCCCCGCTGGCGCCTTCCCTTCCCTGAAAGCCCCGACCACACCCCTGAAAAGTTCTTCCCCACGGCGCTCCTTTCGCAGAATGCAGGCGATGATGAGCATGTGCCGCCGCGTTTCGCCAGGGAGCTCCATGAGAAGCTTGTCCCATTCTATAAGGAGGCCCCGGAGCGCCTTGCCCATATTGAATACCCGGGGGAGCGCCACATGGTCTCCGAAGAGACCTGGAAAACCCTCTGGAGCAGAACAGTAGAATGGTTCGTGCGCTTCCTTGCCTGA
- a CDS encoding EamA family transporter — MKAYALFIGLLSAALFGSATPLSKTLLASVNALQLAGLLYLGAGAGLLPFMFSWKSRAVKLDRLNSLYIAGAVIFGGILGPVFLLWGLTFASSASVSLWLNLELFATALLGHFFFRDQLGQKGWIAVAAGFSAGVLLTFNEPGTGILAGMLVAAACLCWGLDNHFTALIDGITPMQSTLIKGFAAGTVNFTLGCLAAGTMPQGPIVLKALLAGALAYGLSIMLYITAAQAIGAVRSQIVFSTAPFWGLLFSVLFLHESISLIQVAALLVLVLSIVLILTESHEHGHSHTGQDHVHVHRHDDSHHFHGHEGESPSLTHAHFHHHEALSHSHRHLPDLHHRHRHADQ; from the coding sequence GTGAAAGCATATGCACTTTTTATCGGGCTCCTGTCGGCTGCACTCTTTGGATCCGCCACCCCCCTGAGCAAGACTCTTCTTGCCAGCGTCAATGCCCTCCAGCTGGCAGGCCTTCTCTACCTGGGAGCCGGGGCGGGACTCCTGCCCTTCATGTTCTCCTGGAAAAGCCGGGCAGTGAAGCTGGACAGGCTCAATTCCCTCTATATCGCCGGTGCAGTGATATTCGGCGGTATCCTGGGGCCAGTTTTCCTCTTATGGGGCCTCACATTCGCCTCATCGGCATCTGTTTCACTGTGGCTCAACCTGGAGCTCTTTGCAACGGCGCTGCTCGGCCACTTCTTTTTCCGCGACCAGCTGGGGCAAAAGGGGTGGATTGCCGTGGCAGCGGGATTTTCGGCAGGAGTGCTCCTCACATTCAATGAGCCGGGTACAGGCATTCTTGCAGGGATGCTTGTGGCGGCAGCATGCCTCTGCTGGGGACTTGACAATCATTTCACAGCCCTTATTGACGGTATTACCCCCATGCAGAGCACCCTTATCAAAGGTTTTGCCGCAGGCACCGTAAATTTCACCCTCGGCTGCCTTGCGGCAGGCACAATGCCCCAGGGCCCGATAGTGCTCAAAGCCCTTCTGGCAGGCGCTCTTGCCTACGGGCTGAGCATCATGCTTTACATTACTGCGGCACAGGCAATCGGTGCAGTGAGAAGCCAGATTGTCTTCTCCACGGCGCCTTTCTGGGGCCTCCTCTTTTCAGTCCTGTTTCTCCATGAATCGATATCCCTCATACAGGTTGCCGCGCTGCTGGTCCTCGTGCTCTCCATCGTGCTCATCCTCACCGAGAGCCATGAACATGGCCATTCCCATACCGGGCAGGATCATGTCCACGTCCACAGGCACGATGACAGTCACCACTTCCATGGCCATGAGGGAGAAAGCCCCTCCCTCACCCATGCTCATTTTCATCATCATGAGGCACTCTCCCACAGCCACAGGCACCTGCCCGACCTTCACCACCGCCACAGGCATGCAGATCAGTGA
- a CDS encoding RNA 2'-phosphotransferase: protein MVQSLRELSKTLSHMLRHDPGHYGLELDEEGWASLDEVIALLRKRKWPSLTAQLIAEMIARSPKIRHEIKEGKIRALYGHSLPGKIGIEPSMPPEILYHGTSRRAEPHIREQGLLPSGRQYVHLSRDIDTAMAVGRRKDREPVILVIEALRAFEEGIRFYRVIESIWLADAVPPRFIAE from the coding sequence ATGGTACAGAGTTTAAGAGAGCTGAGTAAAACGCTCTCCCACATGCTCCGCCATGATCCAGGCCATTACGGCCTTGAGCTCGATGAGGAGGGATGGGCTTCCCTTGACGAGGTGATTGCCCTGCTCCGGAAAAGGAAATGGCCTTCCCTCACCGCTCAGCTGATAGCCGAGATGATTGCCCGCTCTCCCAAGATTCGCCATGAGATAAAAGAGGGAAAAATCAGGGCTCTCTATGGCCACTCCCTGCCGGGAAAAATTGGCATTGAGCCTTCAATGCCTCCTGAAATCCTTTACCATGGCACCTCACGGAGGGCTGAGCCTCATATAAGGGAGCAGGGGCTCCTCCCTTCGGGGCGACAGTATGTTCACCTTTCGCGTGACATTGATACGGCAATGGCAGTGGGCAGGCGGAAGGACAGAGAGCCCGTTATTCTCGTCATCGAGGCTCTCAGGGCTTTTGAGGAGGGGATAAGATTTTACCGGGTCATAGAGTCGATCTGGCTTGCCGATGCGGTCCCGCCTCGATTCATTGCAGAGTGA
- a CDS encoding PIN domain-containing protein, translated as MSVYIDTSALLAVLDADDDNHKAASRMWKRLLESNERLICSSYVLVESCALVQRRLGMKALKVFLQDITPLLEILWVDEVIHMSASEVMMASGRKSLSIVDCVSFALIRRNGIERYFAFDRHFSEQGFNSAEED; from the coding sequence ATGAGTGTATATATAGATACTTCAGCCCTGCTGGCGGTGCTCGATGCCGATGATGACAATCACAAAGCTGCTTCAAGAATGTGGAAAAGGCTGTTGGAGAGCAATGAAAGGCTTATCTGCAGCAGTTATGTGCTGGTGGAGTCTTGCGCGCTTGTCCAGCGCCGCCTTGGCATGAAGGCCCTGAAGGTTTTTCTCCAGGATATCACCCCCCTGCTTGAGATTCTGTGGGTCGATGAGGTAATTCATATGAGCGCTTCAGAGGTGATGATGGCGTCAGGCAGAAAATCTCTCAGCATTGTGGACTGCGTCAGTTTTGCCCTCATTCGCCGCAACGGGATAGAGAGATATTTCGCATTTGACAGGCATTTCTCCGAGCAGGGCTTCAACTCGGCAGAAGAGGATTAA
- a CDS encoding CopG family transcriptional regulator codes for MIRTQIQLEEHQYHALKAKASAEGLSIAELVRRGIDTMLNASGYRSYEERRRRAIKWAGKFSSGVRDLSADHDRHLEEAYGE; via the coding sequence ATGATCAGAACTCAGATTCAGCTTGAAGAGCATCAGTATCATGCCCTCAAGGCAAAGGCATCGGCAGAGGGGCTTTCAATCGCCGAGCTCGTGCGCAGAGGCATAGATACGATGCTGAATGCTTCAGGGTACAGGTCTTATGAAGAGCGGAGGCGCCGCGCCATAAAATGGGCAGGCAAGTTTTCATCAGGCGTAAGAGACCTTTCAGCTGACCATGACAGGCACCTGGAAGAGGCTTACGGGGAATGA
- a CDS encoding lysine 5,6-aminomutase subunit alpha, whose amino-acid sequence MREKLSLDSKKIDEARAIASSIADGVYSTISGYSTETIERTIVRMLGVDGIDDTGVPLPNVVVSWAKDQGLLGGGIASIMGSLMASKAITPQRAAEIISSGEADSSQCAEETPGWKEAVDRHARETVAKIVANREKRASLIGDVAREETPYLYCIVATGNIHEDVVQAQAAAYQGAQIIAVIRSTAQSLLDYVPHGATTEGFGGTYATRENFRIMRKALDEAGEKLGRYVRLVNYCSGLCMPEIAAMGALERLDMMLNDALYGIIFRDINMLRTFTDQHFSRRINAFANIVINTGEDNYLTTADAFDEAHTVLASQFINEQFAKRAGLAEEQMGLGHAFEMHPLLENGFLFEVAQAQMAREIFPRHPLKYMPPTKFMTGNIFRGHVQDALFMQVSVLTGQTIHLLGMLTEALHTPHIQDRFLSIEAAKYVRTNALYMSEDLLFKENGIMQGRAREVLNKGLALLREVEGKGLFRTLEEGIFAGIKRPRDGGKGRDGVFEKGTGYYNPFDSLLETFGKLPPPLFIEPVLAGKEVCQ is encoded by the coding sequence ATGAGAGAAAAGCTCAGCCTTGACAGCAAGAAAATTGACGAGGCCCGCGCCATCGCTTCATCGATAGCCGACGGCGTTTATTCCACCATATCCGGATACAGCACCGAGACCATCGAGCGCACCATCGTAAGGATGCTGGGCGTTGATGGCATCGATGACACAGGCGTTCCCCTTCCCAACGTGGTGGTGAGCTGGGCGAAGGACCAGGGGCTGCTCGGGGGAGGGATTGCCTCCATAATGGGAAGCCTCATGGCTTCGAAGGCCATCACGCCGCAGAGGGCTGCGGAGATCATCTCAAGCGGTGAAGCCGACTCCTCGCAGTGTGCCGAGGAGACGCCAGGCTGGAAAGAGGCCGTGGATCGCCACGCCAGGGAGACGGTGGCAAAAATCGTGGCCAACAGGGAGAAGCGGGCTTCCCTCATAGGCGATGTGGCAAGGGAGGAGACACCATACCTCTACTGTATTGTCGCCACGGGCAATATTCATGAGGACGTGGTGCAGGCCCAGGCGGCGGCTTACCAGGGGGCGCAGATTATCGCCGTCATCCGCTCCACAGCCCAGAGCCTCCTGGATTATGTGCCCCACGGTGCCACCACCGAGGGGTTTGGCGGCACCTATGCCACCCGTGAGAATTTCAGGATCATGCGCAAAGCCCTCGATGAGGCCGGCGAGAAACTCGGGCGTTACGTGAGGCTCGTCAATTACTGCTCAGGCCTCTGCATGCCCGAGATTGCAGCGATGGGCGCCCTGGAGCGCCTGGATATGATGCTGAACGATGCACTCTACGGCATCATTTTCCGGGACATCAATATGCTCCGCACTTTTACCGATCAGCACTTCTCCAGGCGCATCAACGCATTTGCCAATATCGTCATCAACACGGGCGAGGACAACTACCTCACGACGGCCGACGCCTTCGACGAGGCCCACACGGTCCTCGCATCGCAGTTCATCAACGAGCAGTTCGCGAAGCGCGCCGGCCTTGCCGAGGAACAGATGGGCCTGGGCCACGCCTTCGAGATGCACCCGCTCCTCGAGAACGGCTTTCTCTTTGAGGTGGCGCAGGCGCAGATGGCCCGCGAGATATTCCCGCGCCATCCCCTCAAGTATATGCCTCCCACCAAGTTCATGACGGGCAACATTTTCAGGGGCCACGTGCAGGATGCCCTTTTCATGCAGGTCTCGGTCCTCACGGGGCAGACCATCCATCTGCTGGGAATGCTCACTGAGGCACTCCATACTCCCCATATCCAGGACCGCTTCCTCTCCATCGAAGCGGCGAAATACGTGCGTACCAATGCCCTCTACATGAGCGAAGACCTCCTCTTCAAGGAGAACGGCATCATGCAGGGGCGGGCCAGGGAAGTGCTGAACAAGGGGCTGGCTCTCCTCAGGGAAGTGGAGGGCAAGGGGCTCTTCAGGACCCTCGAGGAAGGAATCTTCGCCGGGATAAAGCGCCCCCGCGACGGGGGAAAGGGCAGGGACGGCGTCTTTGAGAAGGGAACGGGCTACTACAATCCCTTCGACAGCCTCCTCGAAACATTCGGGAAGCTCCCGCCGCCGCTCTTCATAGAGCCTGTTCTTGCAGGCAAGGAGGTGTGCCAGTGA
- a CDS encoding OAM dimerization domain-containing protein: MNIDIHALKPFGDTLGDGSMQISFTLPIEKSDKSAEAAKTLASKMGLDEVYVAHEEQIAPQFTFFVVYGRCLHSVDLDKITPSSASVEAMEFNEINDFIKKEIGRALRVVGACIETDAHTVGIDAILNMKGCAGDYGLERYSKFEVKNMGAQVKCEALIAEAVNYDADAILVSTIVTQKDIHIHHLTKLIDMLEAEKLRNRFLLIVGGPRISHGLAKELGYDAGFGRGTLPSQVATYLAQEMKSRLAGK, from the coding sequence GTGAACATCGATATTCATGCCCTCAAGCCTTTCGGCGACACTCTCGGGGACGGCTCCATGCAGATCTCCTTCACCCTTCCCATAGAAAAGTCCGACAAATCGGCGGAAGCTGCCAAGACCCTCGCCTCAAAGATGGGCCTTGACGAGGTCTACGTGGCCCACGAGGAGCAGATTGCCCCGCAGTTTACCTTTTTCGTCGTATACGGAAGGTGCCTCCACAGCGTTGACCTTGACAAGATCACTCCCTCATCGGCGTCGGTGGAGGCCATGGAGTTCAATGAGATTAATGATTTCATAAAAAAAGAGATCGGGAGAGCCCTCCGTGTGGTGGGTGCCTGTATAGAGACCGACGCCCATACTGTGGGTATTGACGCCATCCTGAACATGAAAGGCTGTGCCGGCGATTACGGCCTTGAGCGCTACTCAAAGTTCGAGGTGAAAAACATGGGCGCCCAGGTGAAATGCGAGGCCCTCATCGCCGAAGCCGTAAATTATGATGCCGATGCTATTCTTGTCTCCACAATCGTGACGCAGAAAGACATTCATATTCACCACCTTACGAAGCTCATCGACATGCTTGAAGCCGAAAAGCTCCGCAACCGCTTCCTGCTCATCGTGGGGGGGCCCAGGATAAGCCATGGCCTTGCGAAAGAGCTCGGGTACGACGCCGGCTTCGGGAGGGGCACCCTCCCCTCACAGGTGGCCACTTACCTTGCCCAGGAGATGAAATCGCGCCTCGCCGGCAAATAA